The Alphaproteobacteria bacterium genome contains a region encoding:
- a CDS encoding recombinase family protein: MSSNNFSAKPAVQSLTKALLYARVSSKEQEKEGFSIPAQMKLLREYATANRISVVTDYVDIETAKESGRPNFEAMVTYLKTHPTVRALLVEKTDRLYRNLKDWVRLDELDIQIHLVKEGVVLSRDSRSSEKFVHGIKVLMAKNYIDNLSEEARKGMQEKAEQGIWPTVAPLGYLNVQGPDGKKIIEVDPKLGPIITHMFGWYATGTLSIADLADKVRSAGLVHRKSGAAVPRSKVHSILRNPLYAGDVVWKGQYFRGKHPPLVTRALWDRVQGVLDGRNASRLRNGKRDFAFAGVVKCGHCGCAMVGEIKKKRYIYYHCTGWKQKCPEPYVREEVLSERFSEVLGRLGFGDEAREWLTRALRESHVDQAKEHAAAIERLQTEYDGLQARIQAAYTDKLDGSIDKGMFESLTARWRKEQTRLLDEIALHQVADQAYLDEGVRLLEVASNARWMFGRREPSDKRRLLNFVLSNSTWRDNTLTPEWRQPFDLLAETAALAAVETARAGEDSARCKVWLPGPDSNQRPTG, from the coding sequence ATGAGCAGCAACAACTTTTCAGCAAAGCCAGCAGTTCAATCGCTGACCAAAGCGCTCCTCTATGCGCGCGTCTCTTCCAAAGAGCAGGAGAAGGAAGGATTCTCGATCCCCGCGCAGATGAAGCTGCTGCGTGAGTACGCGACGGCTAACCGCATTAGCGTCGTGACCGACTATGTTGACATCGAGACTGCGAAGGAAAGCGGCCGTCCGAATTTCGAGGCGATGGTCACTTACCTCAAGACGCATCCGACCGTGCGGGCCTTGCTTGTTGAGAAGACTGACCGGCTCTATCGCAATCTCAAAGATTGGGTTCGCCTGGACGAGTTGGACATCCAGATTCATTTGGTCAAGGAAGGCGTCGTTCTCTCACGTGACTCGCGCTCATCGGAAAAGTTTGTGCACGGAATCAAAGTGCTGATGGCGAAGAATTATATCGACAACCTCTCCGAAGAAGCCCGCAAGGGTATGCAGGAAAAGGCCGAGCAAGGAATCTGGCCGACAGTCGCACCGCTTGGCTATCTCAATGTTCAGGGCCCGGATGGAAAGAAAATTATCGAGGTCGATCCGAAGCTTGGACCGATCATCACCCATATGTTCGGATGGTACGCGACCGGAACGCTCTCGATCGCAGACCTCGCTGACAAAGTACGTTCCGCGGGGTTGGTCCACCGTAAGAGCGGCGCTGCGGTCCCGCGAAGCAAAGTACATTCAATCCTGCGCAACCCGCTGTATGCGGGCGATGTGGTTTGGAAGGGTCAATACTTTCGGGGCAAGCATCCGCCGCTTGTCACCCGCGCCCTATGGGATCGCGTGCAAGGCGTCCTAGATGGGCGCAACGCGAGCAGGTTGCGTAACGGCAAGCGGGATTTCGCGTTTGCAGGTGTCGTGAAGTGCGGCCACTGCGGCTGTGCCATGGTCGGCGAGATAAAAAAGAAACGTTACATCTACTATCATTGCACCGGTTGGAAGCAGAAGTGCCCCGAGCCGTATGTGCGCGAGGAAGTGCTTTCCGAGCGGTTTTCCGAAGTTCTTGGTCGACTCGGGTTCGGCGACGAAGCTCGCGAGTGGCTCACACGTGCACTGCGTGAAAGTCACGTGGACCAAGCCAAGGAGCATGCGGCCGCGATCGAGCGCCTGCAAACGGAATACGACGGGCTTCAGGCACGCATACAGGCGGCGTACACCGACAAGCTCGACGGCAGCATCGACAAGGGAATGTTCGAGAGCCTCACGGCACGATGGCGAAAAGAGCAGACCCGCTTGCTTGACGAGATCGCCCTCCATCAAGTGGCCGATCAGGCATATTTGGACGAGGGCGTGCGACTCTTGGAGGTGGCATCAAATGCCCGGTGGATGTTTGGACGAAGGGAACCTTCCGATAAGCGTCGCCTCCTGAATTTCGTACTCTCGAACTCGACATGGCGCGACAACACGCTCACCCCGGAGTGGCGGCAGCCGTTTGATTTGCTTGCAGAAACAGCCGCACTTGCGGCGGTCGAGACCGCGCGAGCAGGCGAAGATTCGGCTCGCTGTAAGGTTTGGCTCCCCGGGCCGGATTCGAACCAGCGACCAACCGGTTAA
- a CDS encoding tyrosine-type recombinase/integrase → MARKLLTDNTIKNLKPAAAGKRYFVHDTLVPPFGVRVTGNGSKSYIIAARIAGSKDTTRPSLGKVGSISLAAAREKAKRWLTLIEAGEDPRESELQDAEAKAKDRQTTFRAVAERFIKEWLPGQRKAKVVEREIRRELIGFWGDKPIKALQPDDVITRMDAIRLRGRGTGAYARNVYGHVQRIFIWALPRGYGLTHSPCDRLRPKDMKLTKRSRERVLDDFELFALWRAASRTPQPYGPLVQLIMLTGARLGEVGRAEWREFDLDRDKLWTVPPARFKTNTTHLVPLTADMLALLSEIDEWDECDFVFSFDGERCFNGYSKSKLRLDQRMALAWRAARRVRGLRWKNEELPNWTLHDIRRTVRTRMSELKIDDKIAEHVIGHARVGIQGVYDRHRYVAEMRDALEKWNALLARIVKAPPGGNVVQLPAGEGRSADAV, encoded by the coding sequence ATGGCTCGAAAGCTGCTCACCGACAACACCATCAAGAACCTGAAGCCCGCTGCGGCGGGCAAGCGCTACTTTGTCCACGACACGCTCGTGCCGCCTTTCGGCGTGCGCGTCACCGGTAACGGGTCGAAGTCCTACATCATCGCGGCGCGCATCGCCGGATCGAAGGACACCACCCGTCCCTCGCTTGGGAAGGTCGGCTCCATCTCGCTCGCGGCCGCGCGGGAGAAAGCGAAGCGCTGGCTGACGTTGATCGAGGCCGGGGAAGACCCGCGCGAATCCGAGCTACAGGACGCGGAGGCCAAGGCGAAAGATCGTCAGACCACGTTCCGCGCCGTGGCCGAACGGTTCATCAAGGAGTGGCTACCTGGCCAGCGCAAGGCGAAGGTCGTGGAACGGGAAATCCGGCGTGAGCTGATCGGATTCTGGGGCGACAAGCCGATAAAGGCTCTACAGCCCGACGACGTGATCACCCGTATGGATGCGATACGGCTCCGGGGTCGCGGTACCGGCGCCTACGCGCGGAACGTCTACGGTCACGTCCAGCGCATCTTCATATGGGCGTTGCCGCGCGGGTACGGGCTAACGCATTCGCCCTGCGACCGGCTCCGGCCCAAGGACATGAAGCTGACGAAGCGGTCGCGTGAGCGAGTGCTGGACGACTTCGAGCTATTCGCGCTCTGGCGCGCTGCGAGCCGGACGCCGCAGCCTTATGGTCCTCTCGTCCAACTTATCATGCTGACGGGCGCGAGGCTGGGCGAGGTCGGCCGGGCCGAGTGGCGCGAATTCGACTTGGATCGGGACAAGCTTTGGACGGTGCCGCCGGCCAGGTTCAAGACGAACACGACGCACCTCGTGCCGCTCACCGCCGATATGCTGGCGCTGCTGAGCGAGATTGACGAATGGGATGAGTGCGACTTCGTATTCAGCTTCGACGGTGAACGCTGTTTCAACGGCTACTCTAAATCGAAGCTGAGGCTGGACCAACGCATGGCGCTCGCTTGGCGCGCCGCGCGTCGAGTGCGCGGGCTTCGTTGGAAAAATGAAGAGCTTCCGAATTGGACGCTACATGATATCCGCCGAACGGTCCGCACGCGCATGAGCGAACTCAAGATCGACGACAAGATCGCGGAACACGTGATTGGTCACGCGCGCGTCGGGATTCAGGGCGTCTACGACCGACACCGTTACGTCGCTGAGATGCGCGACGCGCTGGAGAAGTGGAACGCGCTGCTTGCGCGTATCGTGAAGGCCCCGCCGGGCGGGAACGTGGTCCAGCTACCCGCTGGCGAAGGTCGTTCCGCTGACGCGGTGTAG